A DNA window from Ranitomeya imitator isolate aRanImi1 chromosome 2, aRanImi1.pri, whole genome shotgun sequence contains the following coding sequences:
- the LOC138663894 gene encoding oocyte zinc finger protein XlCOF8.4-like yields MNRERNKMVERILHLTLEILFRLTGEDYTVVKKTSSKRCKAPMSEGYGSPMTGLPPHPLIHEDINDQKILELTYKMIELLTGEVPIRCQDVTVYLSMKEWEYLEGHKDLYKDIMMEVPQPLTSPVLSNKKTIPERCPRPLLSQDCTEENPNVTQDHQDEDVAHINTAETYVRSDDRCKEEIFTDNRPDNCTRSQGQVTSAIFQLDDPEITQDITEVNAIIQDISSSLHSKDLSSDPFKHVLSSDSSHTITKNKSHKKIIKNQTALTAKKPLLSAENRNYFFPKMSSKKIHTKERFSCSQCGKYFNQKSKLVRHERVHTGEKPYSCSECGKCFNQKSILVTHQRTHTGEKPFSCSECGKCFTVKSHLVRHQRTHTGKKLFACSECGKCFKQKSYLVGHQRTHTGEKQYVFSCTVCKNITQSK; encoded by the exons ATGAATAGGGAGAGgaacaagatggtggagaggatattacatctCACACTAGAGATCCTTTTTcgacttactggagag gattacacagtagtgaagaagacctctagtaagCGCTGTAAGGCCCCAATGTCTGAGGGATATGGAAGCCCAATGACGGGTCTTCCACCCCACccactgatacatgaggacatcaatgaccagaagatcctagaactcacctacaagatgattgagctgctgactggagag gttcctataaggtgtcaggatgtcactgtcTATTTATCCATGAAGGAGTGGGAGTATttggaaggacacaaagatctatacaaggacatcatgatggaggttccccagcccctcacatcaccag ttctatccaataAGAAGACaataccagagagatgtccccgtcctcttctttcaCAGGACTGTACAGAAGAAAATCCCAATGttactcaggatcatcag gatgaAGATGTGGCCCATATTAATActgcagagacatatgtgaggagtGATGATCGGTGTAAAGAAGAGATTTTTACAGATAAccgcccag ATAACTGTACCAGATCACAGGGACAAGTGACATCTGCGATTTTTCAATTAGATGACCCTGAGATCACACAAGATATAACTGAAGTTAATGCCATTATTCAAGATAtatcatcatcccttcacagcaaagatctgtcatctgatccttttaAACACGTCCTATCTTCTGATTCATCACACACCATCACAAAAAATAAAAGTcataaaaaaatcattaaaaatcaaactgctcttacagcaaagaaACCATTATTAAGTGCAGAAAATAGAAattattttttccccaaaatgtctTCTAAAAAAATTCACACAAAGGAGAGGTTTTCTTGTTCTcagtgtgggaaatattttaaccagaaatcaaagcttgttagacatgagagagttcacacaggggagaagccatattcatgttcagaatgtgggaaatgttttaatcagaaatcaattTTAGTTACtcatcagagaactcatacaggggagaaacctttttcatgttcagaatgtggaaaatgttttacagttaaatcacatcttgttagacaccagagaacgcACACAGGGAAGAAACTTtttgcatgttcagaatgtgggaaatgttttaaacaaaaATCATATTTAGTTggccatcagagaactcacacaggggagaaacaatATGTATTTTCTTGTACAGTTTGTAAAAATATAACACAGTCAAAGTAA